The following proteins are encoded in a genomic region of Arachis stenosperma cultivar V10309 chromosome 4, arast.V10309.gnm1.PFL2, whole genome shotgun sequence:
- the LOC130973148 gene encoding pentatricopeptide repeat-containing protein At1g02060, chloroplastic-like isoform X1, with amino-acid sequence MIVLCCYSKKMRSGLRRATAEDLNSGPQSLSSQVFTKERFITISNFSSNPCAVLRKLWSEKTDNHTRVQELHQNEKPRSRNSCKRAKDMANLINYKRWSNQLLSSFTTLLSKTNVLQTLRHIKEPSKAFQFFKWAHEMGFPHNAQSYFMMLEILGRQRNLNVARNFLFSIEKKSNGEVKLEDRFFNSLIRSYGAAGLFKESIKLFETMKSIGVSPSVVTFNSVLSILLRRGRTNMARAVYDEMLGTYGVTPDVYTYNILIRGFCKNSYIEEGFWFFKEMTSSDCDPDVVTYNTLVDGLCKAGKVSIAHNLVNGMNKKCKELNSDIVTYTTLIRGYCMKQEVDKALFLLEEMTSRGLKPNVITYNTLIKGLCEGQKLDKVKDILGQMMGDGTFVPDTYTFNILIHAHCSAGNLDEAFKVFENMKNLQVPADSASYSVLIRSLCQRGDYDAAEKLFDELYENETLLSNYGSKPIAASYSPIFQYLCEHGKTKKAEKLLRQLMKRGTQDHLSYKTVIMGHCKEGAYENGYGILVWMLRRDFVPDFEIYDCLIDGFLLKDKPLLAKETLEKMLKSSYKPKTSTLHSILSRLLEKGCVHESTSLIVMMLERNIRQNINLSTENLLLLFGSGLRDKAFQIIELHYKNGYRVKIEEVVQFLCQRGKLPEACKLLLFSMEHHRNIDIDLCNSVIEGLCKINKVSEAFNLCYELAEKGLHQELTCLNDLIAALEAGGRLKEAAFISKRMPRVQT; translated from the exons ATGATTGTCTTGTGTTGTTACAGCAAAAAAATGAGAAGTGGTCTGAGAAGGGCTACAGCTGAGGATTTAAACAGTGGCCCTCAGAGTCTCTCATCACAAGTATTTACCAAGGAGCGTTTCATTACAATCTCCAACTTCAGCTCTAATCCCTGTGCTGTTCTCAG GAAGTTATGGTCTGAGAAGACAGATAATCATACTAGGGTTCAAGAGCTCCACCAAAATGAGAAACCCAGATCAAGGAATTCGTGTAAAAGAGCCAAAGACATGGCTAATCTCATCAATTACAAACGTTGGTCAAATCAGTTGCTGTCTTCATTCACTACCCTTCTTTCCAAAACCAATGTGCTTCAGACTTTACGCCATATCAAGGAACCTTCCAAGGCCTTTCAGTTCTTCAAGTGGGCACATGAAATGGGTTTCCCGCACAATGCTCAATCCTACTTCATGATGTTGGAAATCCTTGGTCGTCAGAGGAATCTCAATGTTGCTAGGAATTTTCTGTTTTCCATTGAGAAAAAGTCCAATGGAGAAGTCAAGCTTGAGGATAGGTTCTTCAATAGCTTAATTAGAAGTTATGGTGCAGCCGGCCTCTTCAAAGAATCCATTAAGCTTTTTGAGACTATGAAGTCAATTGGTGTATCACCATCTGTGGTCACATTCAACAGTGTTTTGTCTATATTGCTAAGGCGGGGCCGGACCAATATGGCAAGAGCTGTGTACGACGAAATGCTTGGGACATACGGTGTCACTCCAGATGTGTACACATACAATATTTTGATCAGAGGGTTTTGCAAGAATTCCTACATTGAAGAAGGGTTTTGGTTCTTTAAAGAGATGACGAGCTCTGATTGCGATCCGGATGTTGTTACATATAATACACTCGTTGATGGCTTGTGTAAAGCAGGGAAGGTTAGTATAGCGCATAACTTAGTGAATGGTATGAATAAGAAATGCAAAGAATTGAATTCTGATATTGTGACTTACACAACTTTGATTAGAGGGTATTGTATGAAACAAGAAGTAGATAAAGCATTGTTTCTTCTTGAAGAGATGACTAGTAGGGGGCTAAAGCCAAATGTAATTACGTACAATACTCTGATAAAAGGATTATGTGAGGGACAAAAGTTGGACAAGGTAAAGGATATTTTGGGCCAAATGATGGGAGATGGGACTTTCGTACCGGATACATATACCTTCAATATATTAATTCATGCACATTGTTCTGCAGGAAACCTGGATGAAGCATTTAAGGTGTTTGAAAACATGAAAAACCTTCAAGTCCCAGCAGATTCAGCCTCGTACAGTGTTCTGATTCGGAGTTTGTGTCAGAGAGGTGACTATGATGCAGCAGAGAAGCTGTTTGATGAATTATATGAGAATGAAACCTTGTTAAGTAATTATGGTTCCAAGCCGATTGCTGCCTCATATAGTCCTATTTTTCAATATTTGTGTGAACATGGGAAAACTAAGAAGGCTGAGAAGTTACTTAGACAGCTAATGAAAAGGGGAACACAAGATCACCTATCATATAAGACCGTGATTATGGGGCACTGTAAAGAAGGCGCATATGAAAATGGTTATGGGATTTTGGTATGGATGCTAAGAAGAGATTTTGTTCCTGATTTTGAGATATATGATTGTTTGATTGATGGTTTTCTTCTGAAGGATAAGCCTCTTCTTGCAAAGGAGACTCTAGAGAAAATGCTAAAGAGCTCCTATAAACCTAAAACATCTACCTTGCATTCTATATTGTCAAGACTTTTGGAAAAAGGTTGTGTTCATGAGTCTACCTCCCTTATTGTCATGATGCTGGAGAGAAATATTAGACAAAATATAAACCTGTCAACTGAGAATTTACTGCTCCTTTTTGGCTCTGGACTGCGAGATAAAGCATTTCAGATTATTGAGTTGCACTATAAGAATGGATACCGTGTTAAAATAGAAGAAGTGGTTCAATTCCTTTGCCAAAGAGGAAAGCTACCAGAAGCATGCAAGCTGTTGTTGTTTAGTATGGAACATCATAGAAATATTGATATTGACTTGTGTAATTCAGTTATTGAGGGCCTTTGTAAAATTAACAAGGTTTCAGAAGCATTTAATTTATGCTATGAATTAGCGGAGAAAGGTTTACATCAGGAACTGACATGCCTAAATGATCTGATAGCAGCTCTAGAGGCAGGAGGGAGATTAAAGGAAGCTGCATTTATATCGAAGAGAATGCCAAGAGTCCAGACCTAA
- the LOC130973148 gene encoding pentatricopeptide repeat-containing protein At1g02060, chloroplastic-like isoform X2, whose amino-acid sequence MRSGLRRATAEDLNSGPQSLSSQVFTKERFITISNFSSNPCAVLRKLWSEKTDNHTRVQELHQNEKPRSRNSCKRAKDMANLINYKRWSNQLLSSFTTLLSKTNVLQTLRHIKEPSKAFQFFKWAHEMGFPHNAQSYFMMLEILGRQRNLNVARNFLFSIEKKSNGEVKLEDRFFNSLIRSYGAAGLFKESIKLFETMKSIGVSPSVVTFNSVLSILLRRGRTNMARAVYDEMLGTYGVTPDVYTYNILIRGFCKNSYIEEGFWFFKEMTSSDCDPDVVTYNTLVDGLCKAGKVSIAHNLVNGMNKKCKELNSDIVTYTTLIRGYCMKQEVDKALFLLEEMTSRGLKPNVITYNTLIKGLCEGQKLDKVKDILGQMMGDGTFVPDTYTFNILIHAHCSAGNLDEAFKVFENMKNLQVPADSASYSVLIRSLCQRGDYDAAEKLFDELYENETLLSNYGSKPIAASYSPIFQYLCEHGKTKKAEKLLRQLMKRGTQDHLSYKTVIMGHCKEGAYENGYGILVWMLRRDFVPDFEIYDCLIDGFLLKDKPLLAKETLEKMLKSSYKPKTSTLHSILSRLLEKGCVHESTSLIVMMLERNIRQNINLSTENLLLLFGSGLRDKAFQIIELHYKNGYRVKIEEVVQFLCQRGKLPEACKLLLFSMEHHRNIDIDLCNSVIEGLCKINKVSEAFNLCYELAEKGLHQELTCLNDLIAALEAGGRLKEAAFISKRMPRVQT is encoded by the exons ATGAGAAGTGGTCTGAGAAGGGCTACAGCTGAGGATTTAAACAGTGGCCCTCAGAGTCTCTCATCACAAGTATTTACCAAGGAGCGTTTCATTACAATCTCCAACTTCAGCTCTAATCCCTGTGCTGTTCTCAG GAAGTTATGGTCTGAGAAGACAGATAATCATACTAGGGTTCAAGAGCTCCACCAAAATGAGAAACCCAGATCAAGGAATTCGTGTAAAAGAGCCAAAGACATGGCTAATCTCATCAATTACAAACGTTGGTCAAATCAGTTGCTGTCTTCATTCACTACCCTTCTTTCCAAAACCAATGTGCTTCAGACTTTACGCCATATCAAGGAACCTTCCAAGGCCTTTCAGTTCTTCAAGTGGGCACATGAAATGGGTTTCCCGCACAATGCTCAATCCTACTTCATGATGTTGGAAATCCTTGGTCGTCAGAGGAATCTCAATGTTGCTAGGAATTTTCTGTTTTCCATTGAGAAAAAGTCCAATGGAGAAGTCAAGCTTGAGGATAGGTTCTTCAATAGCTTAATTAGAAGTTATGGTGCAGCCGGCCTCTTCAAAGAATCCATTAAGCTTTTTGAGACTATGAAGTCAATTGGTGTATCACCATCTGTGGTCACATTCAACAGTGTTTTGTCTATATTGCTAAGGCGGGGCCGGACCAATATGGCAAGAGCTGTGTACGACGAAATGCTTGGGACATACGGTGTCACTCCAGATGTGTACACATACAATATTTTGATCAGAGGGTTTTGCAAGAATTCCTACATTGAAGAAGGGTTTTGGTTCTTTAAAGAGATGACGAGCTCTGATTGCGATCCGGATGTTGTTACATATAATACACTCGTTGATGGCTTGTGTAAAGCAGGGAAGGTTAGTATAGCGCATAACTTAGTGAATGGTATGAATAAGAAATGCAAAGAATTGAATTCTGATATTGTGACTTACACAACTTTGATTAGAGGGTATTGTATGAAACAAGAAGTAGATAAAGCATTGTTTCTTCTTGAAGAGATGACTAGTAGGGGGCTAAAGCCAAATGTAATTACGTACAATACTCTGATAAAAGGATTATGTGAGGGACAAAAGTTGGACAAGGTAAAGGATATTTTGGGCCAAATGATGGGAGATGGGACTTTCGTACCGGATACATATACCTTCAATATATTAATTCATGCACATTGTTCTGCAGGAAACCTGGATGAAGCATTTAAGGTGTTTGAAAACATGAAAAACCTTCAAGTCCCAGCAGATTCAGCCTCGTACAGTGTTCTGATTCGGAGTTTGTGTCAGAGAGGTGACTATGATGCAGCAGAGAAGCTGTTTGATGAATTATATGAGAATGAAACCTTGTTAAGTAATTATGGTTCCAAGCCGATTGCTGCCTCATATAGTCCTATTTTTCAATATTTGTGTGAACATGGGAAAACTAAGAAGGCTGAGAAGTTACTTAGACAGCTAATGAAAAGGGGAACACAAGATCACCTATCATATAAGACCGTGATTATGGGGCACTGTAAAGAAGGCGCATATGAAAATGGTTATGGGATTTTGGTATGGATGCTAAGAAGAGATTTTGTTCCTGATTTTGAGATATATGATTGTTTGATTGATGGTTTTCTTCTGAAGGATAAGCCTCTTCTTGCAAAGGAGACTCTAGAGAAAATGCTAAAGAGCTCCTATAAACCTAAAACATCTACCTTGCATTCTATATTGTCAAGACTTTTGGAAAAAGGTTGTGTTCATGAGTCTACCTCCCTTATTGTCATGATGCTGGAGAGAAATATTAGACAAAATATAAACCTGTCAACTGAGAATTTACTGCTCCTTTTTGGCTCTGGACTGCGAGATAAAGCATTTCAGATTATTGAGTTGCACTATAAGAATGGATACCGTGTTAAAATAGAAGAAGTGGTTCAATTCCTTTGCCAAAGAGGAAAGCTACCAGAAGCATGCAAGCTGTTGTTGTTTAGTATGGAACATCATAGAAATATTGATATTGACTTGTGTAATTCAGTTATTGAGGGCCTTTGTAAAATTAACAAGGTTTCAGAAGCATTTAATTTATGCTATGAATTAGCGGAGAAAGGTTTACATCAGGAACTGACATGCCTAAATGATCTGATAGCAGCTCTAGAGGCAGGAGGGAGATTAAAGGAAGCTGCATTTATATCGAAGAGAATGCCAAGAGTCCAGACCTAA
- the LOC130973515 gene encoding CBBY-like protein, translating to MEATVLSSTLQTRTLRLPCTFSYNNCYLPSTFSRRCSSTHPRPHYRHNHHLIQLPAFNSKPSRFARLSPLCSLSSEHSQESSDLAVLLEVDGVLMDAYRVGNRLAFNKAFEKLGLDCANWTEPIYADLLRRSAGDEEKMIILYFNRIGWPTSLPTNEKGQFTKSVLQEKEKAMEEFVMSKDLPLRPGVEQFIDDAYSERIPVIILTAYSKSGDNIGRTVKEKLGNDRSIKVITVGNSEVEQSLYGQLVSGKVISSGVDEELAKEAKRAVSAEKQRLAKEVASMLKLSVEIDTTLSESIDKIVAALRAGAEYAGLPVCNCVLVAGSQTGVAGANRVGMPCVVLRSSLTSRAEFPLANATMDGFGGPDLTISKLRNICKKKQP from the exons ATGGAAGCAACGGTACTGAGTTCGACTCTGCAGACGCGGACACTGCGTCTTCCGTGCACATTCAGTTACAATAACTGCTATCTTCCCTCAACCTTCTCCCGTCGATGCTCCTCCACTCATCCTCGCCCTCATTATCGTCATAATCATCACCTTATTCAACTTCCAGCCTTCAATTCAAAGCCTTCGCGCTTTGCTCGTTTATCTCCGCTATGCTCCTTATCCAGCGAGCACTCTCAGGAATCTTCTGACCTCGCTGTTCTTCTCGAAGTCGACGG GGTTCTTATGGACGCATACCGAGTGGGTAATAGATTAGCATTCAATAAAG CATTTGAGAAGCTTGGGCTTGACTGTGCAAACTGGACTGAACCTATCTATGCAGATCTTTTAAG GAGAAGTGCgggagatgaagagaagatgaTAATTCTGTATTTTAATCGA ATTGGTTGGCCAACTTCATTGCCCACAAATGAGAAGGGACAGTTCACAAAAAGTGTTTTACAGGAAAAG GAAAAGGCAATGGAAGAGTTTGTGATGTCAAAAGACCTACCTTTGCGACCTGGAGTTGAACA GTTTATTGATGATGCGTATAGTGAACGAATTCCAGTAATAATACTTACAGCCTACAGTAAAAGCGGTGACAATATTGGCAG GACCGTAAAAGAAAAGCTTGGTAATGATCGAAGCATAAAGGTAATCACTGTGGGGAATTCAGAGGTTGAGCAAAGTTTATATGGCCAACTAGTCTCAGGAAAGGTAATTTCTTCTGGTGTGGATGAAGAACTTGCCAAGGAAGCCAAAAGAGCAG TCTCTGCTGAGAAACAAAGGTTAGCAAAGGAGGTTGCATCCATGCTGAAGTTGAGTGTCGAGATTGATACCACCTTATCTGAAAG TATAGATAAGATTGTAGCTGCTCTACGTGCGGGAGCCGAATATGCTGGGTTACCTGTCTGCAACTGTGTACTTGTTGCAGGAAGCCAAACTGGAGTAGCTGGAGCTAATCGGGTGGGCATGCCGTGTGTTGTTTTAAGGAGCAG CTTGACATCTAGGGCTGAGTTCCCATTGGCAAATGCTACAATGGATGGTTTTGGAGGTCCAGATCTAACAATCTCTAAATTACGCAATATATGCAAGAAAAAACAGCCATGA
- the LOC130974569 gene encoding uncharacterized protein LOC130974569: MLNFNSKGFWRKTKKNKAEKRKYTADCYDVESETQAEEEGEVPNPVQSPAPATMGDKGKRRAIAATPIGSYFKERTTTGSQPTLKSVLASKQVKHKVKLGLARWIIDARIPFNAIQSPYFQPALDGVAAIGLGFKGPSYDEMRVHLLADLKKECQLLVEGYRSSWKRTGCTLMVGSSNIVHVVTDNAANYVSAGKLIHEKYPNIFWSPCAAHYINLILKDIASLPHIADLASRASKVTAFVYNYMIFLSWLRKRKEWKEIVRPGVTRFATVFITLKSIYDHKEDLQSLVIDKYFTSHKLSKSVNGKMVSSIILDSKFWEDCFTTVMLVGPLIKLLRLVDADEKPSLDTVYAGMQRAKINIKTMFRNKKSAYTPYTSNLKMRWDKHLKRDLHAAAYFLNPDYFYSEGFVEKANILRSLLNLFDIETLCDDSVAAMQEMQLYRDRKGSFGRESALKAIKRLEPGEWWRLHGGSAPNLQKNGNSSSSSNIFIIRLREELEPL; this comes from the exons ATGTTGAACTTCAATTCAAAAGGCTTTTggaggaaaacaaaaaaaaataaggcagaaaaaagaaaatatacaGCTGATTGTTATGATGTGGAGAGTGAAACACAAGCAGAAGAAGAGGGTGAAGTGCCTAATCCTGTACAATCTCCGGCTCCTGCAACAATGGGAGACAAAGGAAAGAGAAGAGCGATTGCTGCAACTCCAATTGGAAGTTATTTTAAGGAAAGGACTACGACAGGCTCTCAACCAACTTTGAAAAGTGTCTTGGCCAGTAAACAAGTTAAACACAAGGTTAAGTTGGGGCTTGCAAGATGGATCATTGATGCACGAATTCCATTCAATGCAATTCAATCGCCTTACTTTCAACCTGCCTTGGATGGCGTTGCTGCAATTGGACTTGGTTTCAAGGGACCGTCGTATGATGAAATGAGAGTTCATTTGCTGGCCGATCTTAAGAAGGAGTGTCAGTTGCTTGTTGAAGGTTATAGAAGCTCGTGGAAAAGGACTGGTTGTACATTGATG GTTGGGTCTAGTAACATTGTGCATGTGGTTACTGATAATGCTGCGAATTATGTATCTGCTGGAAAACTCATTCATGAAAagtatccaaatattttttggtCTCCTTGTGCTGCTCATTACATCAATCTTATCTTGAAAGACATAGCAAGTCTTCCTCACATAGCTGACCTTGCCTCTCGTGCTTCAAAAGTGACTGCCTTTGTTTACAATTATATGATTTTCTTGTCATGgcttagaaaaagaaaagagtggAAAGAAATTGTTCGACCAGGAGTAACACGTTTTGCTACTGTTTTTATTACTTTGAAAAGTATATATGATCATAAAGAAGATTTGCAATCATTGGTGATTGACAAATATTTCACTTCTCATAAATTATCCAAGAGTGTCAATGGGAAGATGGTtagttcaattatcttggaTAGTAAGTTTTGGGAGGATTGTTTTACTACTGTTATGCTTGTTGGTCCTCTAATTAAGTTATTGAGGCTTGTTGATGCTGATGAGAAACCTTCTCTGGATACCGTGTATGCGGGCATGCAAAGAGCCAAAATTAATATCAAGACAatgtttagaaataaaaaatctgCATACACACCTTATACAAGTAACTTGAAAATGCGGTGGGATAAGCATTTGAAGCGTGACCTCCATGCAGCAGCATACTTTTTGAATCCAGATTACTTCTATAGTGAGGGATTTGTTGAGAAGGCAAATATCTTGAGGTCTTTGcttaatttatttgatattgAAACTCTTTGCGATGACTCGGTTGCCGCAATGCAAGAGATGCAGTTGTATCGAGATCGAAAAGGAAGTTTTGGAAGGGAAAGTGCATTGAAAGCAATTAAGAGACTTGAACCTG GTGAATGGTGGAGGCTACACGGTGGGAGTGCTCCTAACTTGCAAAAAAATGGCAATtcgtcttcttcatcaaatatCTTCATCATCCGGCTGCGAGAGGAACTAGAGCCTCTTTGA
- the LOC130976380 gene encoding uncharacterized protein LOC130976380, whose amino-acid sequence MRSGLIWATAEDLAKNRGRVLSLYRQILRSLNSPKLPLTFAARLAKKAEVRAMFWVGSDERSLHNIADLIDAAEYSLSFLKKGELPPRYIT is encoded by the coding sequence ATGAGAAGTGGTCTGATATGGGCTACAGCTGAGGATTTAGCTAAGAACAGAGGGCGAGTCTTGTCACTGTACCGTCAGATACTGCGAAGCCTTAACTCGCCAAAGTTGCCACTCACATTTGCAGCTAGATTAGCGAAGAAAGCAGAGGTTCGTGCAATGTTCTGGGTAGGTTCGGACGAGCGCTCATTGCACAATATTGCTGACCTCATTGATGCCGCAGAGTACTCTCTTTCCTTTCTCAAGAAAGGCGAGCTTCCTCCTCGCTACATCACCTAa